From Montipora foliosa isolate CH-2021 chromosome 6, ASM3666993v2, whole genome shotgun sequence, a single genomic window includes:
- the LOC138007620 gene encoding UDP-glucuronosyltransferase 2C1-like yields the protein MVLIFGLVAFSLIATMNSVLSARIAGFCSMSSGSHYLMTKTVLEELASRGHEVLMVVSSDYGHSRSNETIPHRIYQVPFKYGFIEEFVVKAGMEKKMWQLMTTFGAYLQTTCECLLNSKELLEDLRNFDLFVYEGWGFCVGLVAELYQIPRVVIIPGVPRPGVFLMIPSPVSYVPMGMTGFTDKMSFVQRVANLGAYVAFQLMFNFVFVAPISSLKAKYNIAPEKSTPEALSNDELVIMSSDVALEYPQPLLPGQIMAGPITIKKPKPLPAELESYVNGSESEGFIIVSFGSYVETVMTKDKIDIMAAAFGKLKQKVLWKLKNYTPPSLSPNIRPMDWLPQNDLLAHKKIRAFVTHVGHSSFYESAYHGVPLVAIPLFADQFENAKRAEDFGLGLALDFESLDSAQLLGTIEQVVNKPRFKKAAVRIAKIMKDKPRTPLETTADWIEYVLRHGGAQHLRAQVFNIYWYQYYLIDVIAFLVSVVTLVVVAVWKTCRCFCRLCCKRNGTKSKNE from the exons GTTCTGATGGTGGTATCCTCAGATTATGGTCATTCAAGATCAAATGAGACTATACCCCACAGAATATATCAAGTACCATTTAAGTATGGTTTTATAGAAGAGTTTGTTGTAAAGGCTGGAATGGAAAAAAAGATGTGGCAGTTGATGACAACCTTTGGTGCTTATCTGCAAACCACTTGTGAATGCTTGTTAAATAGTAAAGAACTTCTTGAAGACTTGAGAAACTTTGATTTGTTTGTATATGAGGGATGGGGCTTTTGTGTTGGTCTGGTTGCGGAACTATATCAAATTCCAAGAGTGGTGATAATTCCAGGTGTACCACGCCCTGGAGTGTTTCTCATGATACCATCACCTGTATCGTATGTGCCGATGGGTATGACTGGGTTTACAGATAAAATGTCATTTGTGCAGCGTGTTGCAAATCTTGGAGCTTATGTTGCATTTCAGTTGATGtttaactttgtttttgttgcgccAATATCATctctcaaagcaaaatacaacaTTGCTCCTGAGAAAAGCACCCCAGAGGCCTTAAGCAATGATGAACTTGTAATCATGTCTTCGGATGTTGCATTAGAGTATCCTCAACCACTTCTTCCAG GTCAAATAATGGCAGGTCCCATCACTATCAAGAAGCCCAAGCCCCTCCCAGCTGAATTAGAAAGTTATGTCAATGGCAGTGAAAGTGAAGGATTCATCATTGTCTCATTTGGATCTTATGTGGAGACTGTCATGACTAAAGACAAGATTGATATCATGGCAGCAGCCTTTGGAAAGTTAAAACAGAAAGTTCTTTGGAAGCTCAAAA ATTATACTCCGCCTTCACTGAGTCCAAATATCAGGCCCATGGATTGGTTACCCCAGAATGATCTGTTGGCCCATAAAAAAATCAGGGCTTTTGTCACCCATGTAGGACACAGCAGTTTCTATGAATCTGCCTATCATGGTGTCCCTTTGGTGGCCATTCCTTTGTTTGCAGACCAGTTTGAAAACGCAAAGAGAGCAGAAGATTTTGGATTGGGTCTTGCACTCGATTTTGAAAGTTTGGATTCTGCACAGCTGTTGGGGACAATTGAACAAGTTGTGAATAAACCAAg GTTCAAGAAAGCAGCCGTTCGCATTGCCAAGATTATGAAAGACAAACCGCGCACACCATTAGAGACAACAGCAGACTGGATAGAATATGTACTGAGACATGGTGGAGCCCAGCATCTCAGAGCTCAAGTGTTTAACATCTATTGGTATCAATACTACTTAATTGACGTCATAGCTTTCCTTGTTTCTGTGGTTACCTTGGTTGTCGTGGCGGTATGGAAGACATGTAGATGCTTTTGTCGCCTGTGTTGTAAAAGGAATGGGACGAAATCGAAGAATGAGTGA